ACGAATCAAAACGGCAGCAGTTGCTGCAGCACGGGACATTGAATGAGCGTGCCGATGCGGTTACCAATCCACTTTTTGGTCACAGCGAATTCTTTGATCCACAGGACTTGGTGCTCGTTAAATATGAAATGCTGCGCTCGGTTCGCGTCGAAAACATCGCGGCTACCGAAGCGGCCAGGCAATTTGGCTTTTCTCGGTCGGGTTACTACAAGGTGCTGGCGAGTTTTCGACAGTCGGGGATTGCGGGGCTGATCCCTTCAGCGCCTGGCCCGCGCGGGGCTCATAAGTTGAACGAGGAACTCTTGGATTTCATCGACAACTGCCTCGCTGAAGACAGAACGCTTAGCTCATTACAACTAGCCGCGCTGGTACTTGATCAACATGAACTTAGCGTTCATCCGCGCAGCATCGAACGAGCTCTCGCACGACGCGAAAAAAAGGGGCGGTAAACGAAATGGGGGACCACCACGCTGAGGTCCAAGAGTGGATCACTCGTTATGAACAGTTGCGTCGGACTTGGCTTGAGTCACTGCGCGGTTGGGGGCAGTCGGTTTTCATTCGCAGCGGAATGATCGCCTGGCTGAAATACTGCTTGCCAGCGGTGTCCGCCGAAGCCTGGTCATCAAGCGGCGCGAGCGAGTTTAGCTCACCGCGTCCGATCACCGCCAGTGACGATTTGCAACGCCAACTCACTTGTGAGCTTACGAATCTGATTCTTCATCGCCAACAGGAGGTTGTGGCATGAATGCTCCCGCCAACCAAAAAGTCACGGCAAGTCATCTACAGCGAGATGCTTACCTTTACATCAGACAATCTACAATACGTCAAGTCTTTGAGAACAGCGAAAGCACTAAGCGCCAGTACGACCTGCGGCAGCGAGCGATTGCCTTGGGATGGCAGCCGGAAAGTGTGATCGTGATCGATAGTG
This is a stretch of genomic DNA from Novipirellula artificiosorum. It encodes these proteins:
- a CDS encoding COG3415 family protein, with the translated sequence MHINESKRQQLLQHGTLNERADAVTNPLFGHSEFFDPQDLVLVKYEMLRSVRVENIAATEAARQFGFSRSGYYKVLASFRQSGIAGLIPSAPGPRGAHKLNEELLDFIDNCLAEDRTLSSLQLAALVLDQHELSVHPRSIERALARREKKGR